Proteins encoded together in one Triticum dicoccoides isolate Atlit2015 ecotype Zavitan chromosome 7B, WEW_v2.0, whole genome shotgun sequence window:
- the LOC119337024 gene encoding protein ALP1-like: MTPPPSSQPLLLLTHQLLSAVSVLVLDLPGPDPDPARKRRRSDSDGDGDGAEAGPATPVVVAVPPPPLPPPPPSPPLPLPPTSPDHYPLAFRVSAPTFHYLSGLLDPLLSHPSLPCPTLLALALARLASGLPYPALAALFRVPPSAPRAASRRLRRVLLANFRFWLAFPSNSASSSSSSPLPSCRGALACARFAGPGGPLAAQLVAGASSRILSLAAGFRGDRADLEVLRLSSLHQELEQGKLLDPAQYLVADGNGYPLLRWLMVPFEGAVAPGSPEAHFNAAHRAMCRPARRAVRSLMGWGAIARLHEEESPRAAVTCIGTCAMLHNVLLAREDYSALAPEEGDEPENDLGAMQSRRDHAAEEGFKVDKRAVALRSALAATMSDWRTPV; this comes from the coding sequence ATGACGCCGCCCCCGTCGTCCCAGCCCCTCCTCCTGCTCACCCACCAGCTCCTCTCCGCCGTCTCCgtcctcgtcctcgacctccccggccccgaccccgaccccgcccGCAAGCGCAGGCGGAGCgacagcgacggcgacggcgacggcgctgAGGCCGGCCCCGCgacccccgtcgtcgtcgccgtcccgCCTCCTCCCCTGCCTCCGCCCCCGccttcgccgccgctgccgctgccgccgacgAGCCCGGACCACTACCCGCTGGCCTTCCGCGTGTCCGCGCCCACCTTCCACTACCTCTCGGGCCTGCTCGACCCGCTCCTCTCCCACCCCTCGCTCCCGTGCCCGACCCTCCTCGCGCTCGCCCTCGCGCGCCTCGCCTCCGGCCTCCCCTACCCGGCGCTCGCCGCGCTCTTCCGCGTCCCGCCCTCCGCCCCGCGGGCCGCGTCACGACGCCTCCGCCGCGTCCTCCTCGCCAACTTCCGCTTCTGGCTCGCCTtcccctccaattcggcctcctcctcctcatcctccccgCTCCCCTCCTGCCGCGGCGCGCTCGCCTGCGCGCGCTTCGCCGGCCCGGGCGGGCCCCTTGCCGCgcagctcgtcgccggcgcctcctcccgcatcctctccctcgccgccggCTTCCGCGGCGACCGCGCCGACCTCGAGGTGCTCAGGCTCTCGTCCCTGCACCAGGAGCTGGAGCAGGGGAAGCTGCTCGACCCCGCGCAGTACCTGGTTGCGGATGGAAACGGGTACCCGCTCCTCCGCTGGCTCATGGTGCCCTTCGAGGGGGCGGTGGCGCCGGGCTCCCCGGAGGCCCACTTCAACGCCGCGCACAGGGCAATGTGCCGCCCGGCGAGGCGCGCCGTCCGGAGCCTGATGGGGTGGGGCGCCATCGCGCGGCTCCACGAGGAGGAGAGCCCTCGCGCCGCCGTGACGTGCATTGGGACGTGCGCGATGCTCCACAATGTGCTGCTGGCGAGGGAGGATTACTCTGCATTGGCACCGGAGGAGGGGGATGAACCAGAGAATGATTTGGGGGCAATGCAGAGCCGGAGAGATCATGCCGCAGAGGAAGGGTTCAAGGTTGATAAGCGGGCAGTAGCGCTGCGGAGCGCATTGGCAGCAACGATGAGTGATTGGCGGACGCCGGTCTAG